The nucleotide window GCCTGGATCGAGCGGCGCTGGCGCGACCGCTCGTTTCCAGGCTCACTGCTGCCGGGAGCGAAACGCAGCGGCGGATTCTGTCTCTCTGGGAGGATCTCTTCAGGCCGTGCACCGTGTCCCCGGAGGACCATTTCTTCCTGGATCTGGGCGGGACCTCCCTCATGGCGGCACGGCTGGCGCACGAGCTTCGCAAGGTTCCCCATCTCGCCCAGGCTTCCACGGCCGATGTCTATCGATACCCGACGGTCGCGTCGCTGGCGCGAGAGCTCGAGGCGCGTCTCGTGGAAGCCCCGCGCCGCGCGGTACGAAAGACACGGCGCCGCCCTTTGTGGCGGCGGATCCTTCGTCGCGCCTGGCGCGCCCTCGGCTTGGAAGCAGCGCGTCACGTGCCGCATCCCCTGAAGTTCAATGAGCTGCGGGAGCAATCAAGTGAGCGGGAGGAGACTTACGATGAGCGAGGCCAAGGCTCGTTTGCATGAAGTCCAGGTACGGTTCGTCCGCTCCGTCGACGGCGACCTGCGGGAAGCCCCGGCGGAGGCGGCCGCCGGCCTGGGCGCGGAGGAGCGGCTGCACCTGGCGAGGATTCGCCGGGCGGAAGAGCGCCGGGACTTCCTGGCCGCCCACGCTCTGGCGCGCCGGATGCTCGTTCGGGCTTCTGGCTGCCTGCTCGCGCAGCTGCGCTTTCGGTTCGCTGCCGACGGGCGGCTCGAAGTGGCGGCGCCTGCCGCGGCAATCCCTTTCCGCGTGAGTCTGGCTCACGCCGACGGCATCGCGCTGTGCGCCGTCGCCTTGGGACGCGCCGTGGGGGCTTGCGTCGAGAGCACCCGCGCGCTCGGTCCTTTGGGAATGGCCTCGTCCCTCTGCTCGCTGCGCGAGCAGCAGGCGATGAGAGCCCTCACCGCCGGAAAAGGAGTCGAAAGTCTCGCCTCCCTGTGGACCCTCAAGGAGGCGATTGCCAAAGCGGCACGCCAGGGAACATCCACGGAGACCTTCGAAGT belongs to Candidatus Polarisedimenticolia bacterium and includes:
- a CDS encoding 4'-phosphopantetheinyl transferase superfamily protein, which codes for MSEAKARLHEVQVRFVRSVDGDLREAPAEAAAGLGAEERLHLARIRRAEERRDFLAAHALARRMLVRASGCLLAQLRFRFAADGRLEVAAPAAAIPFRVSLAHADGIALCAVALGRAVGACVESTRALGPLGMASSLCSLREQQAMRALTAGKGVESLASLWTLKEAIAKAARQGTSTETFEVGDASTWHVAVWRLTPNHFASVALPGEAGEGQVMHCEEDSPRVVPTPDRVALKRA